Proteins from one Streptomyces sp. NBC_00390 genomic window:
- the mreC gene encoding rod shape-determining protein MreC, whose translation MRDTRESRLLLVLLIAIAFALITVDIRGGEESPVDGARQAAATVFGPVENGVAAAVDPIGNAIGAVRDSGERHDRISVLERENAELKARLGSDDRNRSRARELDGILKTAAAGQYGIKGAEVIAIGAAQGFSWTVTIDIGSDDGIARDMTVLNGDGLVGRVTTVGPGTATVLLAIDPDFTVGTRMEKTNELGFATGQGDRPLSVQLLNGKAKVKKGDRLVTFGSQADRPFVPGVPVGEIVRVEPLGGDLTRNVYVRPYVGFSKLDIVGVVVKAPRSDPRDTVLPPKPAKPKPTPTVTVTVTPGQTPPENGEQERAQGDGPSPGSSQSPGNGDTDPAVQNDE comes from the coding sequence GTGAGGGACACACGAGAGAGCCGGCTGCTCCTGGTGCTGCTGATCGCCATCGCGTTCGCACTGATCACGGTGGACATCCGAGGCGGCGAGGAGTCACCGGTCGACGGCGCCCGGCAGGCCGCCGCCACGGTCTTCGGCCCGGTCGAGAACGGAGTCGCAGCGGCCGTCGACCCGATCGGCAACGCCATCGGAGCCGTACGCGACTCGGGCGAGCGCCACGATCGCATCAGCGTCCTGGAGCGGGAGAACGCCGAACTCAAGGCACGGCTCGGCAGCGACGACCGCAACCGCAGCCGGGCCCGCGAGCTCGACGGGATACTCAAGACGGCGGCAGCGGGCCAGTACGGCATCAAGGGCGCCGAAGTCATCGCCATAGGAGCCGCCCAGGGCTTCTCCTGGACGGTGACCATCGACATCGGCTCCGACGACGGCATCGCCCGGGACATGACCGTCCTCAACGGCGACGGACTCGTCGGACGGGTCACCACCGTCGGCCCCGGCACGGCGACCGTCCTGCTCGCCATCGACCCGGACTTCACCGTCGGTACCCGGATGGAGAAGACCAACGAACTGGGCTTCGCCACCGGTCAGGGCGACCGGCCGCTCTCCGTCCAGCTGCTCAACGGCAAGGCCAAGGTGAAGAAGGGCGACCGGCTGGTCACCTTCGGCTCGCAGGCCGACCGTCCCTTCGTGCCCGGTGTCCCCGTCGGTGAGATCGTCCGCGTCGAACCTCTGGGCGGCGACCTCACCCGCAACGTCTACGTCCGCCCGTACGTCGGCTTCAGCAAGCTCGACATCGTCGGCGTGGTCGTCAAGGCGCCCCGCAGCGACCCGCGCGACACGGTTCTGCCTCCCAAGCCCGCCAAGCCGAAGCCCACACCCACGGTCACCGTGACGGTCACACCGGGCCAGACGCCGCCCGAGAACGGGGAACAGGAGCGGGCCCAGGGCGACGGTCCCTCCCCGGGCAGCAGCCAGTCCCCCGGAAACGGGGACACCGACCCGGCCGTCCAGAACGACGAGTAG
- the mreD gene encoding rod shape-determining protein MreD, protein MRFNRMLLSTTLVVVALVVQVCVLARLQLPGAVPDLMLLVVLALAMVYGHVAGAFIGFGAGLLADLAPPADHAAGRYALVLCVIGYLAGLARPDSGQFKSAAGPMAVVVAAAIGSTLLYAGVGALVGDTAARHVGLGSLLFTAAVYDLLLAPFTVPLIMALARRGENDPLADSQSSSGTDVSSGWLSSGTGLRIGSQRSGLRVKAARTRAARAGRIKGVKRL, encoded by the coding sequence ATGCGCTTCAACCGGATGCTGCTCTCCACGACCCTCGTCGTGGTCGCCCTCGTCGTCCAGGTCTGCGTCCTCGCCCGCCTTCAGCTCCCCGGCGCCGTGCCCGACCTGATGCTCCTCGTCGTGCTCGCACTCGCCATGGTGTACGGCCACGTGGCGGGCGCGTTCATCGGCTTCGGCGCGGGCCTGCTCGCCGACCTCGCCCCGCCCGCGGACCACGCCGCCGGCCGCTATGCCCTCGTGCTGTGCGTCATCGGCTATCTCGCCGGTCTCGCGCGGCCCGACAGCGGCCAGTTCAAGTCCGCCGCAGGCCCGATGGCCGTGGTCGTCGCGGCCGCCATCGGCTCCACCCTGCTGTACGCGGGCGTCGGCGCCCTCGTCGGCGACACCGCCGCCCGTCATGTGGGGCTGGGCAGCCTGCTGTTCACCGCCGCCGTCTACGACCTGCTCCTCGCACCCTTCACCGTCCCGCTGATCATGGCCCTCGCCAGACGCGGCGAGAACGACCCGCTCGCCGACAGTCAGAGCTCGTCGGGCACCGATGTGTCCTCCGGCTGGCTCTCCTCAGGCACCGGGCTGCGCATCGGCAGCCAGCGCAGCGGACTGCGGGTCAAGGCGGCCAGGACACGTGCGGCACGCGCCGGACGCATCAAGGGAGTCAAGCGACTGTGA
- the mrdA gene encoding penicillin-binding protein 2 — protein sequence MSNIPETGRTPRVQIRLVIIQVLVVSLLLTLGGRLWYLQIRNGDEYTNEAKNNHVQQVVQPAVRGSILDARGVPLADNETRLVVSASRTELLKMKDDGKGVLTRLAGVLGMKPKDVMDKVRLCDSQTPQPCWNGSPYQPIPVTDEATTQQALQIRERAEDFPGITAEPTAVRRYAAPGKANTAQVLGYLSPVTDEEIEKAKDTDSPFLRSDQVGRSGIERTYDKALRGKAGVTRYEVDNLGRVIGEAERDEARAGANLVTSIDARVQAVAEYELHHAMKEARKGFDRNTDENYKADAGAVVVMENKTGRIISMASQPTYDPNAWVGGISAKDYARLTGKKSNFPLLNRAIQGQAAPGSIFKVISSTAAVNAGYEFDGNYPCPSSYSVGGQVFKNFESKGYGSISLGRALEVSCDTVYYGLAHREWLKDGGMKPKKKTDDWFYKTAHQFGLGKETGIDLPNEVTGRVPDRQWKQRFWEANKVGWCKQGKKNGTYVERIAYEGCLEGNLMRAGDSVNYSIGQGDTLVTPIQMATIYAAIANGGTLYDPTIGKAIISADGKTVEPIKPKAHGKLPMDRKTRNQIDKALAGVTTVGSAAWRFGGWPQDKIPMHAKTGTAEVYGKQTTSWFVSYTRDYTIIMTIAQGGTGSGASGPAVRKIYEAMYGLDEEGNQDLKKALLPKPQQGLPKIGTDGTIDSPSIRPYQPRKPKPADEQVLAVAPARRD from the coding sequence GTGAGCAACATTCCGGAGACCGGGCGGACCCCCCGGGTCCAGATCCGGCTCGTCATCATCCAGGTCCTCGTCGTCTCCCTGCTGCTCACACTCGGCGGCCGCCTCTGGTACCTCCAGATCCGCAACGGCGACGAGTACACCAACGAGGCGAAGAACAACCACGTCCAGCAGGTCGTCCAGCCCGCCGTACGCGGCTCGATCCTCGACGCCCGCGGCGTACCGCTGGCCGACAACGAGACCCGGCTGGTCGTCTCCGCGTCCCGTACCGAACTGCTGAAGATGAAGGACGACGGCAAGGGCGTTCTCACCCGGCTCGCCGGTGTTCTGGGCATGAAGCCCAAGGACGTCATGGACAAGGTCCGGCTGTGCGACTCGCAGACCCCGCAGCCCTGCTGGAACGGCTCCCCGTACCAGCCGATCCCCGTCACCGACGAGGCCACCACCCAGCAGGCCCTGCAGATCCGCGAACGCGCCGAGGACTTCCCCGGGATCACTGCGGAGCCCACCGCGGTACGCCGTTACGCCGCGCCCGGCAAGGCCAACACCGCCCAGGTGCTCGGCTATCTCTCGCCCGTCACCGACGAGGAGATCGAGAAGGCCAAGGACACCGACTCGCCGTTCCTGCGCTCCGACCAGGTCGGCCGTTCCGGAATCGAGCGCACGTACGACAAGGCGCTGCGCGGCAAGGCCGGCGTCACCCGCTACGAGGTCGACAACCTCGGCCGGGTCATCGGCGAGGCCGAGCGCGACGAGGCCCGGGCCGGCGCCAACCTCGTCACCTCCATCGACGCCCGCGTCCAGGCCGTGGCCGAGTACGAGCTCCATCACGCGATGAAGGAAGCCCGCAAGGGCTTCGACAGGAACACCGACGAGAACTACAAGGCCGACGCCGGTGCCGTCGTGGTGATGGAGAACAAGACCGGCCGCATCATCTCGATGGCCTCCCAGCCCACGTACGACCCCAACGCCTGGGTCGGCGGCATCTCCGCCAAGGACTACGCCAGGCTTACCGGCAAGAAGTCCAACTTCCCGCTGCTCAACCGCGCCATCCAGGGCCAGGCCGCCCCCGGCTCCATCTTCAAGGTGATCTCGTCCACCGCCGCGGTCAACGCCGGGTACGAGTTCGACGGCAACTACCCCTGCCCCAGCTCCTACTCGGTCGGCGGCCAGGTCTTCAAGAACTTCGAGTCCAAGGGCTACGGCAGCATCAGCCTCGGCCGCGCCCTGGAGGTCTCCTGCGACACCGTCTACTACGGGCTCGCCCACCGCGAGTGGCTGAAGGACGGGGGCATGAAGCCCAAGAAGAAGACGGACGACTGGTTCTACAAGACCGCCCACCAGTTCGGCCTCGGCAAGGAGACCGGCATCGACCTCCCCAACGAGGTCACCGGCCGGGTCCCCGACCGCCAGTGGAAGCAGCGCTTCTGGGAGGCCAACAAGGTCGGCTGGTGCAAGCAGGGCAAGAAGAACGGCACGTACGTCGAGCGGATCGCCTACGAGGGCTGCCTCGAGGGCAACCTCATGCGCGCCGGTGACTCGGTCAACTACTCCATCGGACAGGGCGACACGCTCGTCACCCCCATCCAGATGGCGACCATCTACGCGGCCATCGCCAACGGCGGCACGCTGTACGACCCCACCATCGGCAAGGCGATCATCAGCGCCGACGGGAAGACGGTCGAGCCGATCAAGCCCAAGGCGCACGGCAAGCTGCCGATGGACCGCAAGACCCGCAACCAGATCGACAAGGCCCTCGCGGGAGTCACCACCGTCGGATCGGCCGCCTGGCGCTTCGGCGGGTGGCCGCAGGACAAGATCCCGATGCACGCCAAGACCGGCACGGCCGAGGTCTACGGCAAGCAGACGACCTCCTGGTTCGTCTCGTACACCCGCGACTACACGATCATCATGACGATCGCCCAGGGTGGTACGGGATCCGGCGCCTCGGGCCCCGCGGTCCGCAAGATCTACGAAGCGATGTACGGCCTCGACGAGGAAGGCAACCAGGACCTGAAGAAGGCCCTGCTGCCGAAGCCCCAGCAGGGCCTGCCGAAGATCGGCACGGACGGCACGATCGACTCCCCGAGCATCAGGCCGTACCAGCCCAGGAAGCCGAAACCGGCCGACGAACAAGTGCTCGCGGTCGCGCCCGCGCGAAGGGACTGA
- the rodA gene encoding rod shape-determining protein RodA has protein sequence MAGANGFSVSGYGPERGGLWAQLTARDSVVRKLDWPMLFSALALSFIGTLLVWSATRGRTELNQGDPYYFLFRHVLNTGIGLALMVGTIWLGHRTLRGAVPVLYGLSVVLVLLVLTPLGATINGAHAWIQVGGGFSLQPSEFVKITIILGMAMMLAARVDAGDLAHPDHRTVAKSLGLAVVPMAIVMLMPDLGSVMVMAVIVLGVLLASGASNRWILGLLTAGATGAVLVTMLGLLDEYQINRFAAFANPELDPAGVGYNTNQARIAIGSGGLYGAGLFNGHQTSGQFVPEQQTDFIFTVAGEELGFLGAGLILALLGVVLWRACRIARETTELYGTIVAAGIIAWFAFQSFENIGMTLGIMPVAGLPLPFVSYGGTSMFAVWIAIGLLQSIKVQRPISA, from the coding sequence ATGGCCGGCGCCAATGGATTTTCCGTCTCCGGGTACGGCCCCGAGCGAGGGGGACTGTGGGCCCAGCTCACGGCCCGCGACTCGGTGGTGCGCAAGCTGGACTGGCCGATGCTGTTCTCCGCGCTCGCGCTGTCCTTCATCGGCACGCTGCTGGTGTGGTCCGCGACCCGTGGCCGCACCGAGCTCAACCAGGGAGACCCGTACTACTTCCTGTTCCGGCACGTCCTGAACACCGGCATCGGCCTCGCCCTGATGGTCGGAACGATCTGGCTCGGACACCGCACCCTGCGCGGCGCCGTCCCGGTGCTGTACGGGCTGTCCGTCGTGCTCGTCCTGCTGGTGCTCACCCCGCTGGGTGCCACCATCAACGGCGCGCACGCCTGGATCCAGGTCGGCGGCGGCTTCTCCCTCCAGCCCTCGGAGTTCGTGAAGATCACGATCATCCTGGGCATGGCGATGATGCTGGCCGCCCGTGTCGACGCCGGCGACCTGGCCCACCCGGACCACCGCACGGTCGCCAAGTCGCTAGGCCTCGCCGTCGTGCCGATGGCCATCGTGATGCTGATGCCCGACCTCGGTTCGGTGATGGTCATGGCGGTGATCGTGCTCGGCGTACTGCTCGCCTCCGGCGCCTCCAACCGCTGGATCCTCGGTCTGCTGACCGCCGGAGCCACCGGAGCGGTCCTGGTCACCATGCTCGGGCTGCTCGACGAGTACCAGATCAACCGTTTCGCGGCCTTCGCCAACCCCGAGCTCGACCCGGCCGGCGTCGGCTACAACACCAACCAGGCACGGATCGCGATCGGCTCGGGCGGGCTGTACGGCGCCGGGCTGTTCAACGGCCACCAGACCTCCGGGCAGTTCGTGCCCGAGCAGCAGACCGACTTCATCTTCACCGTCGCCGGCGAGGAGCTCGGCTTCCTGGGCGCCGGACTGATCCTGGCGCTGCTGGGCGTGGTCCTGTGGCGTGCCTGCCGCATCGCACGCGAGACGACCGAGCTGTACGGCACGATCGTGGCCGCCGGGATCATCGCCTGGTTCGCGTTCCAGTCCTTCGAGAACATCGGCATGACGCTCGGCATCATGCCGGTGGCCGGACTGCCGCTGCCCTTCGTGTCGTACGGCGGCACCTCCATGTTCGCGGTGTGGATCGCGATCGGGCTGCTTCAGTCGATCAAGGTGCAGCGGCCCATAAGCGCATAG
- a CDS encoding CYTH and CHAD domain-containing protein — protein sequence MADTKREIERKYEATPGTRLPDLAKVPGVSDVVGRGVVELDAVYYDTADLRLAADGITLRRRVGGADEGWHLKFPVATGIRDEIRAPLEDTLPGSLAGLIRSRTRDAAVTPVVRLRSSRDVSHLVDEPGGPLAEVSVDTVSAERLTDGGGTATWTEIEVELADDGDPALLDAVDKRLRKAGVEPSASASKLARALAETEPGAPEPAAAAGAAAAPDDTAGKAPKAAEAAKAVRDRGARLKEKHAGEYVLAYLREQRDAIVALDPAVRRDLPDAVHQMRVATRRMRSAFKTFRKIIDRDVTDPFGDELKWLAGELGVARDQEVLAERLRARIDAVPKELRLGPVRGRLRIWANAHRAGARRRSIAVLDSKRYLALLDALDTLLDDPPLLKAARSAPHDALPEAVIRDYERLAGRVEHALDLPAGHDRDLALHDARKAAKRARYAGEATTPALGKPARKFAKRMKAVQTLLGDHQDSVVARDTLRDLAVQAHAAGESAFTWGLAFGHEQALAAQRERELPAVWEKASRPGLRARLAA from the coding sequence ATGGCGGACACGAAGCGCGAGATCGAGCGGAAGTACGAAGCCACTCCCGGTACCCGGCTGCCGGACCTGGCCAAGGTGCCCGGCGTGTCGGACGTCGTCGGCAGAGGGGTGGTGGAGCTCGATGCCGTGTACTACGACACCGCGGACCTGCGCCTGGCCGCCGACGGGATCACCCTGCGGCGCCGCGTCGGCGGCGCCGACGAGGGATGGCACCTGAAGTTCCCCGTTGCCACCGGCATCCGCGACGAGATCCGTGCTCCGCTCGAGGACACGCTCCCTGGATCTCTGGCCGGGCTGATCCGCTCCCGTACCCGCGACGCCGCCGTCACCCCCGTTGTACGGCTGAGGTCCTCACGGGACGTCAGCCATCTGGTCGACGAGCCCGGCGGGCCACTCGCCGAGGTCAGCGTCGACACAGTCAGCGCCGAACGCCTCACGGACGGCGGTGGCACAGCGACCTGGACCGAGATCGAGGTCGAGCTCGCCGACGACGGCGACCCGGCACTGCTCGACGCGGTCGACAAGCGCCTGCGTAAAGCGGGCGTGGAACCGTCGGCATCGGCGTCCAAGCTGGCCCGGGCCCTGGCGGAAACGGAACCTGGCGCCCCGGAACCCGCTGCCGCAGCCGGTGCGGCCGCGGCGCCGGACGACACGGCGGGAAAGGCCCCGAAAGCGGCCGAGGCGGCCAAGGCCGTCAGGGACCGCGGCGCGCGGCTGAAGGAGAAGCACGCAGGGGAGTACGTCCTCGCCTATCTGCGCGAACAGCGGGACGCGATCGTGGCGCTCGACCCCGCCGTACGGCGTGATCTCCCCGACGCGGTCCACCAGATGCGCGTCGCCACCCGCCGGATGCGCAGCGCCTTCAAAACATTCAGGAAGATCATCGACCGGGACGTCACCGACCCGTTCGGGGACGAGCTCAAATGGCTCGCCGGAGAGCTCGGCGTCGCGCGCGACCAGGAGGTGCTGGCCGAGCGGCTGCGGGCCCGGATCGACGCGGTACCGAAGGAGCTGCGGCTCGGCCCGGTCAGGGGAAGGCTGCGGATCTGGGCGAACGCCCACCGGGCGGGCGCCCGCCGCCGCTCGATCGCCGTACTCGACAGCAAGCGCTACCTCGCACTGCTGGACGCGCTCGACACCCTGCTCGACGACCCGCCGCTCCTCAAGGCCGCCCGCAGCGCGCCCCACGACGCGCTGCCCGAGGCCGTCATCAGGGACTACGAGCGGCTGGCCGGCCGGGTGGAGCACGCCCTCGACCTCCCTGCCGGTCATGACCGCGATCTCGCCCTGCACGACGCCCGCAAGGCCGCCAAACGCGCCCGGTACGCCGGAGAGGCCACCACTCCGGCCCTCGGCAAGCCCGCCAGGAAGTTCGCCAAACGGATGAAGGCGGTGCAGACCCTGCTCGGCGACCACCAGGACAGCGTCGTCGCCCGCGACACCCTGCGGGACCTCGCCGTCCAGGCCCACGCGGCCGGGGAGTCCGCGTTCACCTGGGGACTCGCCTTCGGCCATGAACAGGCCCTGGCCGCGCAGCGGGAGCGGGAGCTGCCCGCGGTGTGGGAGAAAGCGTCGCGGCCCGGGCTCCGCGCGAGGCTCGCGGCGTGA
- a CDS encoding TIGR03960 family B12-binding radical SAM protein, with amino-acid sequence MSESVFPQLEALLPHVQKPIQYVGGELNSTVKPWDSCDVRWALMYPDAYEVGLPNQGVMILYEVLNEREGVLAERTYSVWPDLEELMREHNVPQFTVDSHRPVKAFDVFGLSFSTELGYTNMLTALDLAGIPLSAADRTVDDPIVLAGGHAAFNPEPIAEFIDCAVIGDGEQAVLDMTGIIRAWKAEGRPGGREEVLFRLARTGNVYVPGFYDVEYLPDGRIGRVVPNKSGVPWRVSKHTVMDLDEWPYPKQPLVPLAETVHERMSVEIFRGCTRGCRFCQAGMITRPVRERSITGIGEMVDKGLKATGFEEVGLLSLSSADHSEIGDIAKGLADRYEEDKIGLSLPSTRVDAFNVDLANELTRNGRRSGLTFAPEGGSERLRKVINKMVSEEDLIRTVATAYGNGWRQVKLYFMCGLPTETDDDVLQIADMATHVIQKGREVSGSNDIRCTVSIGGFVPKPHTPFQWAPQLSAEETDARLEKLRDKIRGDKKYGRSIGFRYHDGKPGIVEGLLSRGDRRIGAVIRAVYEAGGRFDGWREHFSYDRWMECAAKTLPEFGVDVDWYTTRERTYEEVLPWDHLDSGLDKDWLWEDWQDALDETEVEDCRWTPCFDCGVCPQLGLDIQIGPTGKKLLPLTVK; translated from the coding sequence ATGTCCGAGTCGGTCTTCCCACAGCTCGAAGCTCTGCTCCCGCATGTGCAGAAGCCCATCCAGTACGTCGGTGGTGAGCTCAACTCCACGGTCAAGCCATGGGACTCCTGTGACGTCCGCTGGGCGCTCATGTACCCGGACGCGTACGAGGTCGGGCTGCCCAACCAGGGCGTCATGATCCTCTACGAGGTGCTGAACGAGCGCGAGGGCGTGCTCGCCGAGCGTACGTACAGCGTGTGGCCCGACCTCGAAGAGCTCATGCGCGAGCACAACGTGCCGCAGTTCACCGTGGACTCGCACCGTCCGGTGAAGGCGTTCGACGTCTTCGGCCTGAGCTTCTCCACCGAGCTCGGCTACACCAACATGCTCACGGCTCTCGACCTCGCGGGCATCCCGCTGAGCGCCGCCGACCGCACCGTCGACGACCCGATCGTCCTCGCCGGCGGCCACGCGGCCTTCAACCCCGAGCCGATCGCGGAGTTCATCGACTGCGCGGTCATCGGTGATGGCGAGCAGGCCGTGCTCGACATGACCGGGATCATCCGGGCCTGGAAGGCCGAGGGCCGCCCCGGCGGGCGCGAGGAGGTCCTCTTCCGTCTCGCCAGGACCGGCAACGTCTACGTCCCCGGCTTCTACGACGTCGAGTACCTGCCCGACGGCCGTATCGGCCGCGTCGTACCGAACAAGTCCGGCGTGCCGTGGCGGGTGTCCAAGCACACCGTCATGGACCTCGACGAGTGGCCCTACCCCAAGCAGCCGCTCGTCCCGCTCGCCGAGACCGTGCACGAGCGGATGTCCGTGGAGATCTTCCGCGGCTGCACCCGTGGTTGCCGCTTCTGCCAGGCCGGCATGATCACGCGCCCCGTGCGGGAGCGAAGCATCACCGGCATCGGCGAGATGGTCGACAAGGGCCTCAAGGCGACCGGCTTCGAGGAGGTCGGCCTGCTCTCGCTGTCCTCCGCCGACCACAGCGAGATCGGCGACATCGCCAAGGGCCTGGCGGACCGGTACGAGGAGGACAAGATCGGTCTGTCCCTCCCGTCCACCCGCGTCGACGCCTTCAACGTCGACCTGGCCAACGAGCTGACCCGCAACGGCCGCCGCTCGGGTCTCACCTTCGCCCCCGAGGGCGGCTCCGAGCGCCTGCGCAAGGTCATCAACAAGATGGTCTCGGAGGAGGACCTGATCCGGACCGTCGCGACCGCCTACGGCAACGGCTGGCGCCAGGTGAAGCTGTACTTCATGTGCGGTCTGCCGACGGAGACCGACGACGACGTGCTGCAGATCGCCGACATGGCGACGCACGTGATCCAGAAGGGCCGCGAGGTCTCCGGCTCGAACGACATCCGCTGCACCGTCTCGATCGGCGGCTTCGTGCCCAAGCCGCACACCCCGTTCCAGTGGGCCCCGCAGCTGAGCGCCGAGGAGACCGACGCGCGGCTGGAGAAGCTGCGTGACAAGATCCGCGGTGACAAGAAGTACGGCCGCTCGATCGGCTTCCGCTACCACGACGGCAAGCCCGGCATCGTCGAGGGCCTGCTCTCCCGCGGCGACCGCCGCATCGGCGCCGTCATCCGCGCCGTCTACGAGGCCGGCGGGCGCTTCGACGGCTGGCGCGAGCACTTCTCGTACGACCGCTGGATGGAGTGCGCGGCCAAGACGCTGCCCGAATTCGGCGTCGACGTCGACTGGTACACGACGCGTGAGCGTACGTACGAGGAGGTCCTGCCCTGGGACCACCTGGACTCCGGTCTGGACAAGGACTGGCTCTGGGAGGACTGGCAGGACGCGCTGGACGAGACCGAGGTCGAGGACTGCCGCTGGACCCCGTGCTTCGACTGCGGTGTCTGTCCGCAGCTCGGCCTCGACATTCAGATTGGCCCGACCGGCAAGAAGCTGCTGCCGCTGACCGTCAAGTAG
- a CDS encoding TIGR03936 family radical SAM-associated protein, translating to MQRIRLRYTKRGRLRFTSHRDFQRAFERALRRAEVPMAYSAGFTPHPKVSYANAAPTGTGSEAEYLEIALTEHRDPDKLRELLDESLPDGLDITDAVEARTSGLADRLTASVWELRLDGVEAGDAEAAVSAFLAAETVEVKRKTKNGIRTFDARGAVAGLQAGHPQSDRPEQGPCAILRLVVRHVTPAVRPDDVLSGLRAVADLAPPVPAAVTRLAQGLFDEESGTVTDPLAPDREAVLAAPSMAAGTAPATAPEGPAA from the coding sequence GTGCAGCGCATCCGACTGCGCTACACCAAGCGCGGCCGCCTCCGGTTCACCAGTCATCGTGACTTCCAGCGCGCCTTCGAGCGTGCGCTGAGGCGTGCCGAGGTGCCCATGGCGTACTCGGCGGGCTTCACTCCGCACCCGAAGGTGTCGTACGCCAATGCCGCACCCACCGGCACGGGCAGCGAGGCCGAATATCTGGAGATCGCCCTCACCGAGCACCGCGACCCCGACAAGCTGCGCGAGCTGCTCGACGAGTCGCTTCCGGACGGCCTCGACATCACCGACGCCGTCGAGGCCCGTACCTCGGGTCTCGCCGACCGGCTCACCGCCTCCGTGTGGGAGCTTCGGCTCGACGGGGTGGAGGCGGGGGACGCCGAAGCGGCCGTCTCCGCCTTCCTCGCCGCCGAGACCGTCGAGGTCAAGCGCAAGACGAAGAACGGCATCCGGACCTTCGACGCCCGAGGCGCCGTGGCGGGCCTGCAGGCGGGTCATCCACAGTCCGATAGGCCGGAACAGGGGCCCTGTGCGATACTGCGCCTGGTTGTGCGGCACGTGACACCTGCCGTGCGACCCGACGACGTCCTGTCCGGTCTCCGAGCTGTGGCCGACCTGGCGCCGCCGGTCCCCGCAGCGGTGACCAGGCTGGCGCAGGGGCTCTTCGACGAGGAGTCCGGCACGGTGACCGACCCGCTCGCGCCCGACCGCGAGGCAGTCCTGGCCGCTCCATCCATGGCCGCCGGGACGGCCCCTGCGACGGCGCCGGAAGGTCCCGCCGCGTAA